A genomic window from Chitinophaga pollutisoli includes:
- a CDS encoding polysaccharide biosynthesis/export family protein — MTQELKNRNALLNTLLVAACALFASCVSTKNATYFNNVNNDTAVQRIAGTFEPAIQQNDILQITVSSLNPQEAMLYNVPNSASSGATAVSGAAPGAGFLVDAAGNIQYPVFGSIRAAGLSTQSLADTIRRRFVDRQLLVDPVVNVRFLNFRVTLLGEVSKPAVITVTSEKISIMEALGMAGDITVYGKRDNVMLIRDKEGARTVKRLNLNDASILSSPYYYLQPNDIVYVEPTKSKVAQADRSRQILPVVLSGLSLLVIILDRLVIK; from the coding sequence ATGACCCAAGAGTTGAAGAACCGGAATGCTTTATTGAACACCTTGCTGGTAGCGGCTTGTGCGCTATTTGCCTCCTGCGTGAGCACGAAGAATGCAACGTATTTCAATAACGTGAACAACGATACGGCGGTGCAACGCATCGCCGGAACTTTCGAACCGGCGATCCAGCAGAACGACATTCTGCAGATCACCGTCAGCAGCCTGAACCCGCAGGAAGCCATGCTGTACAACGTGCCCAATTCCGCCAGCAGCGGAGCCACAGCCGTATCCGGCGCCGCCCCCGGGGCAGGTTTCCTCGTGGACGCGGCCGGTAACATCCAATACCCTGTATTCGGATCCATCCGCGCCGCCGGCCTCTCCACACAGTCGCTGGCAGACACCATCCGCCGCCGCTTCGTGGACCGCCAGCTCCTCGTGGACCCCGTGGTAAACGTCCGTTTCCTGAACTTCCGCGTTACCCTGCTCGGCGAAGTATCCAAACCCGCCGTGATCACCGTCACCAGCGAAAAGATCTCCATCATGGAAGCCCTCGGCATGGCGGGCGACATCACCGTGTACGGCAAACGCGATAACGTTATGCTGATCCGCGACAAGGAAGGCGCCCGCACCGTTAAAAGGCTCAACCTCAACGATGCCAGCATCCTCTCTTCCCCTTATTACTATTTACAACCCAACGATATCGTTTACGTGGAACCGACCAAGTCGAAAGTGGCCCAGGCCGACCGCTCCCGGCAAATACTGCCCGTGGTGCTCAGCGGACTCAGCCTCCTCGTCATCATCCTCGACAGGCTCGTGATCAAGTAA
- a CDS encoding response regulator transcription factor, with translation MITIGIIEDNHFQLNNYREFLEDFQECKVVFACRSMEEFRALPYKAPDVKAILLDISLPGDSGIEGMEELKQHYPDAKIIVLSGHDGQQYVIESIMHGASGYIIKTSRLMEIYHSILDAVTQGGTLSPKAAHLLINHISKDPLESIRDRLTKREYELLGLLKDGHSYKEMAERLYVTVHTINQHLKKIYSKLNVASKSELISKIWSNNLF, from the coding sequence ATGATAACTATTGGCATCATTGAAGACAACCATTTTCAACTCAATAACTATAGAGAGTTTTTAGAAGATTTTCAGGAATGTAAGGTTGTATTCGCCTGCCGGTCCATGGAAGAGTTCAGGGCGCTGCCTTATAAGGCCCCGGACGTTAAAGCCATCCTGCTGGATATTTCCCTTCCGGGAGATTCAGGGATCGAGGGGATGGAAGAATTAAAACAGCATTACCCGGATGCGAAGATCATCGTGCTGTCGGGCCACGACGGCCAGCAGTACGTCATCGAATCCATCATGCATGGGGCCAGCGGCTATATCATCAAAACCAGCCGCCTCATGGAAATCTATCATTCGATCCTCGACGCCGTCACACAAGGCGGCACCCTTTCGCCCAAGGCCGCCCATCTGCTCATCAACCACATTTCCAAAGACCCGCTCGAAAGCATCCGCGACCGGCTCACCAAACGGGAGTACGAACTGCTGGGGCTTTTGAAAGACGGACATTCCTATAAAGAAATGGCCGAGCGGCTCTACGTGACCGTTCACACGATTAACCAACATCTGAAAAAAATTTATTCCAAGCTCAACGTCGCTTCAAAATCTGAGCTGATTTCCAAAATCTGGTCGAATAATCTTTTCTGA
- a CDS encoding HAMP domain-containing sensor histidine kinase, giving the protein MKPNQSIRVSHMLRGIEDPVLIISSDKLIVLNANRKAIDTLTNGKASQLRGLPLQSAYGGERLEAFPKPLPAAFLLPVSQNGNIALINFRVSPLKIEGKKYWLAIGRKVEQAEELQKRLQDLEQEKSLQQMKVQFMSMTSHEFRTPLTAISSAMDLLEARLELDGQLSSFHRLQLRKMADEIFQLNSMLDEVLALSRMAGNNWEPDRKAVAPEQIIEALRYQYFSQRKDERSLLLSVEGEPRPILADRDQLAKVFTNLISNAFKYSTQKNPSVKLSYKKKKLVITFRDHGIGIPESDLPYLFTSFYRGSNVDGIEGTGLGLSIVKTFVESNRGTISVSSGVNEGTTFTLVFEDFADAI; this is encoded by the coding sequence ATGAAGCCTAACCAATCTATCAGGGTAAGCCACATGCTGCGCGGCATTGAGGACCCTGTATTGATCATCAGCTCAGACAAGCTAATCGTCCTGAACGCCAACAGAAAGGCTATAGACACACTGACCAACGGCAAAGCCTCGCAGCTCAGGGGTCTTCCCCTTCAATCCGCCTACGGTGGCGAACGCCTGGAAGCGTTCCCCAAACCTTTACCCGCAGCTTTCCTGTTGCCGGTTTCACAGAACGGCAATATCGCGCTGATCAATTTCCGCGTCAGCCCGCTTAAAATCGAAGGAAAAAAATACTGGCTGGCCATCGGCCGGAAAGTAGAACAGGCGGAAGAACTGCAGAAACGCCTGCAGGATCTCGAACAGGAAAAATCCTTGCAGCAGATGAAAGTTCAGTTCATGTCCATGACGTCGCACGAGTTCAGAACGCCGCTCACCGCCATCTCCTCCGCGATGGACCTCCTGGAGGCGCGCCTGGAACTCGATGGGCAACTGTCCTCCTTCCACCGACTGCAACTCCGCAAAATGGCGGACGAAATCTTCCAGCTCAATTCCATGCTCGACGAAGTGCTGGCCCTCAGCCGGATGGCGGGCAACAACTGGGAGCCCGACCGCAAAGCCGTGGCGCCGGAACAGATCATCGAAGCCCTGCGGTATCAGTATTTTTCGCAGCGAAAAGACGAGCGCTCGCTGCTCCTAAGCGTCGAAGGCGAGCCCAGGCCCATCCTGGCAGACCGCGACCAGCTGGCCAAAGTCTTTACCAACCTTATCAGCAATGCCTTTAAATATTCCACGCAAAAGAATCCGTCCGTTAAACTGTCGTACAAAAAGAAAAAACTGGTCATCACTTTCCGTGATCACGGCATCGGCATCCCGGAAAGCGACCTTCCGTACCTGTTTACCTCTTTTTACCGTGGCAGCAATGTGGACGGTATAGAGGGCACCGGTCTCGGTCTTTCTATTGTCAAAACTTTCGTGGAATCCAATCGCGGCACGATTTCAGTAAGTAGCGGGGTGAACGAGGGAACTACCTTTACATTGGTTTTCGAAGACTTCGCAGACGCCATCTAA
- a CDS encoding response regulator, with product MNNTILLIEDKPGLSEALRSLLELHQYTVAVASNGEEGIRTARALLPDLVISDIYMPVLNGLDLLDTFRNDPTLHDIPVVMLTARSEYDDVRMAMEKGAAGYVTKPFLFKNLHAVIQGIFEKQL from the coding sequence ATGAACAACACCATCCTGCTTATTGAGGATAAGCCCGGCTTGTCCGAAGCGCTCAGATCGCTGCTGGAATTGCATCAGTACACCGTTGCCGTTGCGTCCAACGGGGAAGAAGGCATCCGTACCGCACGCGCCTTGCTGCCCGACCTCGTGATCAGCGATATTTACATGCCGGTGCTCAATGGCCTCGACCTGCTCGACACATTCCGCAATGATCCTACGTTGCACGACATTCCCGTGGTGATGCTCACCGCGCGGTCGGAGTACGACGATGTGCGTATGGCCATGGAAAAAGGAGCGGCCGGGTATGTGACCAAGCCATTCCTTTTCAAGAATCTTCATGCCGTTATCCAGGGTATTTTCGAGAAACAGCTTTAG
- a CDS encoding capsule assembly Wzi family protein → MKPAGIALTISLLLPFSAIRAQFADSLEVRIGTRATIATRDYQPFWLTANKFGTISDRKSDVSTYIRATNAHTFGRAGDWRLQYGVSLYNNNHFRRNFFEEAYVKFAFRKLELRAGRYEEIIGDVDPDLSSGSLGVSGNSLPIPKVSIGLKEYADVPFTNGWLQVKGQFSHGWMGRNQFIPYAFLHEKNFYLRIGKKKLRVYGGIQHYAVWGGNRKDLPKIKNSFKDYLDVVLVKEADDGTVISDEIRPNRPGDHRGVLEGGLEWENENVAFRAYRQTPFETGQNVDFRNTDALMGISFRDKREGAVLLKATLELINTKKMNDWHPRQVRESYYNNGVYLTGWEYENHIIGTPLFVNRSRGQYYFDDTQPFDYSERWNVIRNKGWNIVNNRVSGVHLGALYRIGSTLEGKTMLTYTKNFGTYDPGPIDGPLSQWYAMQQVRYNAPVPGLTLTGAVGLDGGDMSKTAGFMLGVEWLFRPARR, encoded by the coding sequence ATGAAACCGGCAGGCATCGCACTCACCATATCTTTACTCCTGCCCTTTTCCGCCATCCGCGCGCAGTTTGCAGACTCGCTCGAAGTGCGGATTGGGACACGCGCCACCATCGCCACCAGGGACTACCAACCTTTCTGGCTCACGGCCAATAAATTCGGGACGATCTCCGATCGCAAATCCGACGTTTCTACCTACATCCGCGCTACCAACGCCCATACTTTCGGGCGGGCAGGCGACTGGCGGCTGCAATACGGCGTCAGTCTATACAATAACAACCACTTTCGCCGAAATTTCTTCGAAGAAGCCTATGTGAAATTCGCGTTCCGGAAACTGGAACTCCGGGCAGGACGATACGAAGAAATCATCGGAGACGTGGACCCCGACCTCTCCTCCGGATCCCTCGGCGTCAGCGGCAATTCGCTGCCGATCCCCAAAGTGAGCATCGGACTGAAGGAATACGCTGATGTCCCCTTCACCAACGGATGGCTCCAGGTAAAAGGGCAGTTCAGCCACGGATGGATGGGCCGCAATCAATTCATCCCCTACGCATTCCTCCACGAAAAGAATTTCTACCTCCGGATCGGTAAGAAGAAACTACGCGTCTACGGTGGCATCCAGCATTACGCCGTTTGGGGCGGCAACCGGAAAGATCTACCAAAAATCAAGAATAGTTTTAAAGATTACCTCGACGTAGTGCTGGTGAAGGAAGCAGACGACGGTACCGTGATCTCCGACGAAATCCGCCCCAACCGCCCGGGCGATCACCGCGGCGTACTGGAAGGCGGCCTGGAATGGGAAAACGAAAATGTCGCTTTCCGTGCTTACCGGCAAACGCCCTTCGAAACCGGCCAAAACGTCGATTTTCGGAATACCGACGCCCTCATGGGCATCAGCTTCCGCGACAAACGGGAAGGCGCCGTGTTGCTGAAAGCCACGCTGGAACTCATCAATACGAAAAAAATGAACGACTGGCACCCCAGGCAGGTGCGGGAAAGCTATTACAACAATGGCGTGTACCTGACCGGCTGGGAATATGAAAACCATATCATCGGAACACCATTGTTCGTCAACCGCAGCCGCGGCCAATATTATTTCGACGACACGCAGCCGTTCGACTACAGCGAGCGCTGGAACGTTATCCGGAATAAAGGTTGGAACATCGTTAATAACCGCGTGAGCGGCGTGCATCTCGGGGCGTTGTACCGTATCGGCAGCACCCTGGAAGGTAAAACCATGCTGACGTATACCAAAAACTTCGGCACCTACGATCCCGGACCAATTGATGGCCCGCTCAGCCAGTGGTACGCCATGCAGCAGGTGCGTTACAACGCGCCGGTACCCGGCCTCACCCTTACGGGAGCCGTGGGCCTCGATGGCGGCGACATGAGCAAGACGGCCGGCTTCATGCTGGGCGTGGAGTGGCTCTTCAGGCCCGCCAGGCGCTAA
- a CDS encoding SDR family oxidoreductase — translation MIPLGENRTSFCEKVIWITGASSGIGAALAVQLSAMGALLILTSRNESELAKVKGRCSGQVVILPAELTGGSIAALAAAALAIHGKIDMLVNNAGIGQRATAEETSEHVLRQIMELDFFAPVLLTQALLPYFRRHGGHVVVTGSMAGLMGVPRRTAYAAAKHAVMGYFESLQVEHGIAGFYITIVSPGRIRTQFSLNALRGAGEPHGQMDKAQEKGIPAAVCARKIIRAIERKQRHVVIARAEKWLWWLRKWAPALYYHASRKLGR, via the coding sequence ATGATCCCTTTGGGTGAAAATAGGACCAGTTTCTGTGAAAAAGTTATCTGGATTACGGGGGCTTCGTCCGGCATCGGAGCGGCTTTGGCAGTTCAATTGTCTGCTATGGGCGCCTTGCTGATCCTGACTTCCCGGAATGAAAGCGAATTAGCGAAAGTGAAGGGCCGTTGCAGCGGGCAGGTGGTTATTCTGCCGGCGGAGCTCACCGGTGGAAGCATCGCTGCATTGGCGGCTGCAGCGTTGGCTATTCACGGGAAAATCGATATGCTGGTCAACAACGCGGGAATCGGCCAGCGCGCCACCGCGGAGGAGACTTCGGAGCATGTCTTACGCCAGATCATGGAGCTGGATTTTTTCGCACCCGTATTGTTGACGCAGGCCCTGTTGCCATATTTCCGGCGGCATGGCGGGCATGTAGTGGTGACGGGAAGCATGGCGGGGCTCATGGGGGTGCCGCGCCGCACGGCGTACGCAGCCGCCAAACATGCCGTGATGGGGTATTTCGAGTCCTTACAAGTGGAACATGGGATAGCGGGGTTTTATATCACGATTGTAAGCCCCGGCCGGATACGGACCCAATTTTCCCTGAACGCTCTCCGCGGTGCTGGCGAGCCCCACGGTCAAATGGACAAAGCCCAGGAGAAAGGCATTCCGGCAGCTGTTTGTGCCAGGAAGATCATCCGCGCCATTGAACGCAAACAACGCCATGTCGTGATCGCCCGCGCCGAAAAATGGTTATGGTGGCTCCGGAAATGGGCGCCCGCCCTCTATTACCACGCTTCCCGCAAGTTGGGAAGATAA
- a CDS encoding alpha-L-fucosidase: protein MKRLFCIIMGCIGLWQTASAQIEPTALQQWRDRKYSMFIHFGVYSKLGGVWENKKISRGLSEQIRAHAAGLYNDAYEEVAQGFNPDKWNPDSIATLAKRAGMGSVVITSKHHDGFALWDCAYTTFNIMDATPYKRDILKELSEACRRQGIAFGLYFSLIDWHFPPAMPISGSNSDSIPPAHHTYNLQQITELLTKYGPVSELWFDMGQMTRQQSEEMRALVHKLQPNCMIGSRIGNNQGDFTVMGDNQEPDYIIGVPWQSPASFSTKPGDTVPGRSAAISTPRSAKN, encoded by the coding sequence ATGAAACGTCTTTTTTGTATCATAATGGGCTGTATCGGTTTATGGCAAACCGCATCAGCCCAGATAGAACCAACCGCACTTCAACAATGGCGCGACCGCAAATACTCCATGTTCATCCACTTCGGTGTTTATAGCAAACTGGGCGGCGTGTGGGAGAACAAGAAGATCAGCCGCGGCCTCAGTGAACAGATCCGCGCGCATGCCGCCGGATTATATAACGACGCCTACGAAGAAGTGGCCCAGGGATTCAATCCCGACAAATGGAACCCCGACAGCATCGCCACACTCGCCAAACGCGCGGGCATGGGCTCGGTGGTGATCACTTCCAAACACCACGATGGGTTCGCCCTGTGGGATTGCGCCTACACGACGTTCAATATCATGGATGCCACACCCTACAAAAGAGATATCCTGAAAGAGCTGTCGGAAGCCTGCCGCCGCCAGGGCATCGCATTTGGACTGTACTTTTCACTGATCGACTGGCACTTCCCTCCGGCGATGCCTATTTCCGGCAGCAACTCCGACTCTATTCCTCCCGCACACCATACTTACAACCTGCAGCAGATCACCGAACTGCTCACGAAATACGGTCCGGTTTCCGAGCTTTGGTTCGACATGGGCCAGATGACCCGGCAGCAAAGCGAGGAAATGCGGGCGTTGGTGCATAAGCTCCAACCCAATTGCATGATCGGCAGCCGTATCGGCAACAACCAGGGCGACTTCACCGTGATGGGCGACAACCAGGAACCCGACTACATCATCGGCGTACCCTGGCAAAGCCCGGCATCTTTTTCCACGAAACCTGGGGATACCGTTCCTGGCAGGAGCGCGGCGATATCAACGCCAAGATCCGCGAAAAACTGA
- a CDS encoding alpha-L-fucosidase: MREKLTSLVKVASRGGNFLLNIGPKGDGSVVAFERDVLLSIGQWLDAHREAIYGTQPDPFHVPFAWGSITSRPDKLYLHLMNRPADNTIFLPGLKGKVTSARIMNAPTSVKYTTGKDGLRIQLPAGLDMSGLFPVVEITLSGGYTVPPANIRPLAKGLILDNANAFPYFSNATIDYNTSFTSTIRNAWALEPQRSGAFRPILTFTEEEKGRTINLQLGNRTTPVRLEGGTSFQLQNDVATLQRGPIHILGPLFSGPGGTHGSLAQVELSQPWPNKDGKVWTAHPEWKNGTTYYIDTKRPAGAMTAHYLLQEITAPSTQQVLVKFTSGDGIMVFLNGKQLLIQNNPYRKESLDHYVLLPLEAGKNQLTVKLFNYFLNTVPFNIDFNIPQIGYRLNLPETRMQKGAYFPVTWQLHRPSTPHDEMGLPNLKLSFE, translated from the coding sequence ATCCGCGAAAAACTGACGAGCCTCGTGAAAGTGGCCTCCCGCGGCGGGAACTTCCTGCTGAACATCGGGCCCAAAGGCGACGGCTCCGTTGTTGCATTCGAACGCGACGTACTGCTCTCGATCGGCCAGTGGCTGGATGCACACCGCGAAGCTATTTACGGCACACAACCCGATCCCTTCCACGTCCCCTTTGCCTGGGGCAGCATCACCAGCCGGCCGGACAAATTGTACCTGCATCTCATGAACCGCCCGGCGGATAACACCATCTTCCTACCCGGCCTGAAAGGCAAAGTAACCTCCGCCCGTATCATGAATGCACCCACTTCCGTCAAATACACCACTGGAAAAGACGGCCTACGCATCCAGCTACCGGCCGGCCTCGACATGAGCGGCCTCTTCCCGGTTGTGGAGATCACACTGTCCGGCGGCTACACGGTGCCCCCGGCCAACATCCGCCCCCTGGCAAAAGGGCTCATCCTGGATAACGCCAACGCGTTTCCCTACTTCAGCAACGCCACCATCGATTATAACACCAGCTTCACCAGTACGATCAGAAACGCCTGGGCGCTGGAGCCCCAACGCAGCGGTGCCTTCCGCCCCATACTGACCTTCACCGAAGAGGAAAAAGGCCGTACGATCAACCTGCAACTGGGCAACCGCACCACGCCCGTCCGGCTCGAAGGCGGCACTTCCTTCCAACTGCAGAACGATGTTGCCACATTGCAACGTGGCCCCATCCACATCCTGGGCCCCCTATTCTCCGGCCCCGGCGGAACACACGGCTCCCTCGCGCAGGTAGAACTCTCCCAACCCTGGCCTAACAAAGACGGCAAGGTATGGACCGCGCACCCCGAATGGAAGAACGGAACAACATACTACATCGACACCAAACGCCCAGCCGGCGCCATGACCGCCCATTACCTCCTCCAGGAGATCACCGCTCCATCCACACAGCAAGTGCTGGTGAAGTTCACAAGCGGCGACGGCATCATGGTTTTCCTCAATGGCAAACAGCTCCTCATCCAAAATAATCCTTATCGCAAGGAAAGTCTGGATCACTATGTATTATTGCCTTTGGAGGCCGGTAAAAACCAACTGACGGTGAAACTGTTCAACTATTTCCTGAACACCGTTCCTTTCAATATCGATTTCAATATCCCCCAGATCGGATATCGCCTCAATCTGCCGGAAACCCGCATGCAGAAAGGCGCCTACTTCCCCGTTACCTGGCAACTGCATCGCCCCTCCACTCCGCATGATGAGATGGGACTTCCCAATCTGAAACTGTCCTTCGAATAA
- a CDS encoding Rieske (2Fe-2S) protein, producing MAKQYNWYRMAGADDLVAEESRITVQEVNGKKICVARHGGELYAFAYKCPHAGGVMSDGFLDDRGNVVCPLHRYKFALRNGYNSSGEGFYLRTYPIERRDDGLYIGMEKSWLSW from the coding sequence ATGGCGAAGCAATACAACTGGTACCGGATGGCCGGCGCGGATGACCTGGTGGCGGAGGAGTCCCGCATTACGGTGCAGGAAGTGAACGGGAAAAAGATTTGCGTGGCGCGCCACGGGGGCGAGTTGTATGCTTTTGCTTATAAGTGTCCGCATGCGGGGGGCGTTATGTCCGACGGTTTTTTGGATGACCGTGGGAATGTGGTGTGCCCCCTTCACCGTTACAAATTTGCGTTACGGAACGGATATAATTCCAGTGGCGAGGGTTTTTACCTCCGCACTTACCCTATTGAACGCCGCGACGACGGCCTGTATATCGGCATGGAAAAAAGCTGGCTCAGCTGGTAA
- the hflX gene encoding GTPase HflX, giving the protein MIEKTQVVSADERAVLIGLIHKEQTEPQVQEYLDELAFLAETAGATAVKRFTQRLPHPDRATFIGKGKLEEVRQYVAGKDIQLVIFDDELTGSQISNIQKELKVKVIDRSDLILDIFARRARTAQAKVQVELAQYQYILPRLRGMWTHLERQKGGIGMRGPGETEIETDRRIVKDKISLLRKRLAEIDKQALTQRKDRGELIRVALVGYTNVGKSTIMNLLSKSEVFAENKLFATLDTTTRKVVFEQTPFLLSDTVGFIRKLPHHLVESFKSTLDEVRESDILMHVVDISHPQYEDQIEVVNRTLTELKSLDKPTILIFNKMDLYEKQTFDEWLTEDVKNDILNQLKESWQHRSNGNCVFISATERRNIEELRKTIMDKVMQLYRERYPYKSEFFY; this is encoded by the coding sequence TTGATTGAGAAAACACAGGTAGTATCAGCGGACGAACGTGCCGTGCTGATTGGACTGATCCACAAGGAGCAAACGGAGCCCCAGGTACAGGAGTACCTGGACGAGCTGGCATTTCTGGCCGAAACGGCCGGCGCCACGGCGGTGAAGCGCTTCACCCAGCGGCTGCCGCACCCCGACAGGGCTACTTTTATCGGGAAGGGCAAGCTGGAGGAAGTACGGCAGTATGTGGCCGGGAAAGACATCCAGCTGGTGATCTTCGACGACGAGCTGACCGGCTCCCAGATATCCAATATCCAGAAAGAGCTGAAGGTGAAGGTGATCGACCGGAGCGACCTGATCCTCGACATATTCGCCCGGCGCGCCCGGACGGCCCAGGCCAAGGTGCAGGTGGAGCTGGCGCAATATCAATATATCCTGCCCCGCCTCCGCGGTATGTGGACGCACCTGGAAAGGCAAAAAGGGGGTATCGGGATGAGGGGGCCTGGTGAAACGGAGATCGAGACGGACCGCCGTATCGTGAAGGACAAGATTTCCCTGCTCCGCAAGCGCCTTGCCGAAATCGACAAGCAGGCCCTCACCCAGCGGAAAGACCGCGGGGAGCTCATCCGGGTGGCCCTGGTGGGTTATACGAATGTGGGCAAGAGCACGATCATGAACCTCCTCAGCAAAAGCGAGGTATTCGCGGAGAATAAGCTCTTCGCCACACTGGACACTACCACACGAAAGGTCGTGTTTGAGCAGACGCCCTTTTTGCTGAGCGATACGGTAGGTTTCATCCGTAAGTTGCCGCACCATTTGGTGGAGAGCTTCAAATCCACGCTGGACGAAGTCCGGGAGAGCGATATCCTTATGCATGTGGTGGATATCAGCCATCCGCAGTACGAAGACCAGATCGAGGTGGTGAACAGGACGCTGACCGAGTTGAAATCGCTGGACAAGCCGACCATACTCATCTTCAACAAGATGGATTTGTACGAAAAGCAGACTTTTGACGAATGGTTGACGGAAGATGTGAAAAACGACATCCTGAACCAGTTGAAAGAAAGCTGGCAGCATCGTTCGAACGGGAATTGCGTATTCATTTCCGCGACGGAGCGCCGGAACATCGAGGAACTGCGTAAAACGATTATGGATAAGGTGATGCAATTATACCGGGAGCGTTATCCCTATAAATCCGAATTTTTCTATTAA